A DNA window from Mucilaginibacter xinganensis contains the following coding sequences:
- a CDS encoding DUF58 domain-containing protein: MKKVFKLFYTDLFFTNRLFTGLGSCVVLFLFAFFFPWLGIIPQLAFFTLLLLVIADVVMLYQVSKGIFAKRHAPERLSNSDDNELGIYLENWYPFNINVGIIDEIPFQFQKRDIWFKTTLKPQQRKLINYILRPTRRGEYEFGAIRVYVMSALGLIRRRYNFSQGETLAVYPSFLQMRKYELMAISNNLSEIGIKKIRRLGHSLEFEQVKNYVPGDDYRTINWKATARQGNLMTNSYTDEKSQHVYCVIDKSRAMKMPFEGLTLLDYAINASLVLSNIALLKEDKAGLITVAEKIGAVVAADRRPTQINKILEVLYKEKTRYLETNMELLYATIRNVIKQRSLVVFFTNYESLSALERQLPFLKRIAKFHLLLVVFFENTELKKVSEQPAADVEGIYIQTIAKKFEYDKKLIVKELAKYNIQSILTTPQNLTINTINRYLELKARQKI, from the coding sequence GTGAAAAAAGTTTTTAAATTATTTTATACAGACCTGTTTTTTACCAACCGCCTTTTTACCGGGCTTGGCAGCTGCGTCGTGCTGTTTTTGTTTGCTTTCTTTTTTCCATGGCTGGGCATAATTCCCCAATTGGCGTTTTTCACGTTGCTGTTGCTCGTTATTGCTGATGTTGTAATGCTGTACCAGGTTTCGAAGGGTATTTTTGCAAAACGCCACGCGCCAGAGCGTTTAAGTAACAGTGATGACAATGAGCTGGGTATCTACCTGGAGAACTGGTACCCGTTTAACATTAACGTGGGGATAATTGACGAAATTCCATTCCAGTTTCAAAAAAGAGATATCTGGTTCAAAACCACGTTAAAACCACAGCAACGAAAGCTGATTAATTACATTTTACGGCCCACCAGGCGCGGAGAATACGAGTTTGGGGCCATCAGGGTATATGTGATGTCGGCATTGGGGCTCATCAGGCGCAGGTATAATTTTAGCCAGGGCGAAACATTAGCCGTATACCCTTCGTTTTTGCAGATGCGCAAATATGAGCTGATGGCGATATCAAATAATTTATCAGAAATCGGGATAAAAAAGATCCGCCGGCTCGGACACAGCCTTGAATTTGAGCAGGTAAAAAACTATGTCCCCGGCGATGATTACCGCACTATAAACTGGAAAGCTACAGCGCGCCAGGGCAACCTGATGACCAATTCATATACCGACGAGAAATCGCAGCACGTGTATTGTGTAATTGATAAATCAAGGGCCATGAAAATGCCTTTTGAAGGACTCACCCTATTGGACTATGCCATTAACGCCAGCCTTGTTTTATCAAACATCGCATTGCTGAAAGAAGATAAAGCAGGCCTGATTACAGTAGCTGAAAAAATAGGGGCCGTAGTTGCTGCCGACAGGCGCCCTACCCAAATCAATAAGATCCTGGAGGTATTATACAAAGAAAAAACACGCTACCTTGAAACAAATATGGAACTGCTGTATGCCACCATCCGCAATGTGATCAAGCAACGCAGTTTGGTGGTATTTTTTACGAATTATGAAAGTTTGTCGGCCCTGGAGCGGCAGCTACCTTTCTTAAAACGCATTGCGAAGTTCCACCTGCTGCTGGTGGTCTTTTTCGAAAATACGGAGTTAAAAAAGGTTAGTGAACAGCCTGCGGCCGACGTTGAAGGCATCTACATCCAAACGATTGCCAAAAAGTTTGAATACGACAAAAAACTGATTGTAAAGGAACTGGCCAAGTATAACATCCAGTCTATTTTAACCACACCTCAAAATCTTACCATTAATACCATCAATCGCTACCTGGAACTTAAAGCAAGGCAAAAGATTTGA
- a CDS encoding mechanosensitive ion channel family protein has translation MSRQQVHSSLQPFFLSLVITGLYIALIILVFYTIGFPLSVFSTIIGSFVVAAGLALSGTFQNFAGGILILLLKPFDLDDSIVAQGQEGKVISIQIFYTVLLTADNKTVIIPNGKLFNEVIVNVTREGKRRLDFDVKLAYAADIDKAKQVMLDAIKSTKNVLTTPAVRVGLIGLDSDSIRITVNVWVEPAYFLDVKIALMEKIIKDLGAAGINFPKPG, from the coding sequence ATGAGTAGGCAGCAAGTACATTCTTCATTACAGCCATTTTTTTTAAGTCTTGTAATTACCGGTCTTTATATAGCACTTATAATCCTGGTATTTTATACTATCGGTTTTCCGCTAAGTGTTTTCAGCACTATTATCGGCTCCTTTGTTGTTGCAGCGGGTTTAGCGCTATCTGGCACGTTCCAGAATTTTGCGGGAGGAATTTTAATATTACTATTGAAACCTTTTGACCTGGACGATAGCATAGTTGCCCAGGGCCAGGAAGGGAAAGTAATATCTATACAGATCTTTTACACCGTATTGCTTACTGCTGATAATAAAACCGTTATTATCCCCAACGGTAAGCTGTTTAACGAGGTAATAGTTAACGTTACCCGGGAGGGCAAGCGCCGCCTTGATTTTGACGTGAAACTTGCCTACGCAGCTGATATTGATAAGGCCAAACAGGTAATGCTGGACGCTATTAAATCAACAAAAAACGTTTTAACAACCCCTGCAGTAAGGGTAGGCCTCATCGGGCTGGATAGCGACAGCATCAGGATCACCGTAAATGTGTGGGTAGAGCCTGCTTACTTCTTAGATGTTAAAATTGCACTGATGGAAAAAATAATTAAAGACCTGGGTGCTGCCGGCATCAATTTTCCAAAACCGGGTTAA